A window from Culex pipiens pallens isolate TS chromosome 3, TS_CPP_V2, whole genome shotgun sequence encodes these proteins:
- the LOC120420564 gene encoding cuticle protein CP14.6-like: protein MFKLILISTLAAAVCAIGNPESTAQILSYSNVLQDDGHYNWAYETSNGIAAHEEGLGAHQANGAYSYTGPDGVRYQVVYVADENGFRPEGAHLPTPPPTPEHVIKSLEQIRANPPKDQKDFSLEALDATLARLRLH, encoded by the exons ATGTTCAAACTT ATCCTCATCTCCACCCTGGCCGCGGCCGTTTGCGCCATCGGAAATCCAGAATCGACCGCCCAAATCCTGTCGTACAGCAACGTCCTCCAGGACGATGGCCACTACAACTGGGCGTACGAAACGAGCAACGGAATCGCTGCCCACGAGGAGGGCCTCGGAGCGCACCAAGCCAACGGAGCTTACTCGTACACCGGTCCCGATGGTGTTCGGTACCAGGTGGTTTACGTGGCCGATGAGAACGGATTCCGTCCGGAGGGTGCCCATCTGCCAACCCCACCTCCGACCCCGGAGCACGTGATCAAGTCGCTGGAGCAGATTCGGGCGAACCCACCGAAGGACCAGAAGGACTTTAGCTTGGAGGCGTTGGATGCCACGCTGGCACGACTGAGACTGCACTAG
- the LOC120420582 gene encoding cuticle protein CP14.6-like, protein MFKLILISTLAAAVCAIGNPESTAQILSYSNVLQDDGHYNWAYETSNGIAAHEEGLGAHQANGAYSYTGPDGVRYQVVYVADENGFRPEGAHLPTPPPTPEHVIKSLEQIRANPPKDQKDFSLEALDATLARLRLH, encoded by the exons atgttcaaactt ATCCTCATCTCCACCCTGGCTGCGGCCGTTTGCGCCATCGGAAATCCAGAATCGACCGCCCAAATCCTGTCGTACAGCAACGTCCTCCAGGACGATGGCCACTACAACTGGGCGTACGAAACGAGCAACGGAATCGCTGCCCACGAGGAGGGCCTCGGAGCGCACCAAGCCAACGGAGCTTACTCGTACACCGGTCCCGATGGTGTTCGGTACCAGGTGGTTTACGTGGCCGATGAGAACGGATTCCGTCCGGAGGGTGCCCATCTGCCAACCCCACCTCCGACCCCGGAGCACGTGATCAAGTCGCTGGAGCAGATTCGGGCGAACCCACCGAAGGACCAGAAGGACTTTAGCTTGGAGGCGTTGGATGCCACGCTGGCACGACTGAGACTGCACTAG